The following nucleotide sequence is from Salvia splendens isolate huo1 chromosome 2, SspV2, whole genome shotgun sequence.
agcttgaagctagggctctgaaatgtatcttgctggggtatcagaggggtgttaaggggtataggctctggtgtattgagcccggtaagcagaaggtcttggtgagtagggatgtggtgttcttggaggatcagatgccattcctgaaagataagccggactccaatgaagatgagggtgatttcttcaaggtggagcctgtgggggttggcctaggagcaggtggagttattgactcagggagtgagtctgattcagataaagaagaggctccaactcagggcaaccaggctggtgagtctatatcagactcaatcagagactatcagcttgcaagggacagagttagaagagaaacaaggccaccaacaaagttctctgatgttgtgtattatgctctgtgtgcagctgaaggtattgatggtgcagatccactcacatataaagaagctatgcagagtaaagatagagaaagatggattgaagccatgaatgaggaaatagagtctttactcaagaacaaaacatggattttggtggacaaatccaagctgaatacagatggaaaggggagagtgaagatgattaagattaacaccttgcacaatccggctgacatgctaacaaagtctctaggtagagacaagtttgatcattgcaagaaattgatcaatgtttgtgcaagaactgagatgagccctcaggtggagaattgtaataatggagtgctcatttcagttggaagaagctcggctagaaaggagttcggtaagctcggcttaccgagctggaactagcctggaactagccgagaagaagaagaaggcagaagtcggtaagctcagcggtaaggaagctcggtaaggaagctcggtaaggaagctcggtaaggaagctcggcgttgagctggaatgggcCGAgaaggaaggagttcggttgtaagccgaggaaggagttcggtcttgaaccgagaaggtagaagcaacctagccgaactagccgttggagcagcagttagttagctgagatgtagcggttattcttcttgctttcttgattcttcttgtagttagttagtagcagttgctacttgattatagagctttaaatagctcaccgtgtatgtagtttagagtagagtttaatcaataaagagttttccagttttctctccaagattatcatcttcaatactcaaagtgtgagtgtgtgtgttttctgcattgtgtgatctcatacaacagtgagtgtgtgtgtgatcttattgagtgtgtgaaagccttgtgtgtgccaATCCTAACAGAAAACATTCTATTTAAATTTTCAAGAGAAAGAATGATACATGAATAATATAAGAgtatgctaaatggccataatgtggccagccataaagagttaatttagtccatttacatgtataaaaaaattagaattaccgatataaacttatatgtatGTGAAttgacttgtgagttgatacttatcctTGAATTCCactacgtaaaacacattaatatcacgaattactgtatacgttgagcaacaatcaagaaatgacagtagtaataagttgagcaaaaactacgaaagagcaacactaacatgttgaacaacatataatgaagatgatataaaagtaaaatcaagtagtattaaaccaaaaatttgaaaaaaaaaatcaattttttttgttatttaattaatttatggctgatCATAATGTGGCCTTATAGCTTTATTCATAATATAATTATACTCATTCTATATGCTTGTAATTGTATATGGGATAGAAGTACTATTTTATATCCTATAAAATCAACAAAGACTCGCTTTTTAATagtcaaatgcataaattgtcaaacacacaaagtcattACGAAAATCAGTTTGAAAATTATATGTTGTCATTCCTCGTTTATATGTAAAGTAAAACAGAAATTACATACACAGaaattaaaaagtaaattaaatagAACTCTAAGAAATATCATTGAGAAATTAGCGTATATATGACGAAAGTTCTCccttgaaacaatattttgtaACGCAGTTTGATTAAGTCAATTGACAACTTTGTTAATTTATCTATCAATCATTTAATATTAGAGATGTTAAATAGAATTGTATTGCATTTTAAAATAATGGTAGTAATATCTTTATTTACTAATATGATTTGTATTAGCTCTTAAAAAATACTCCCCCATTtcagagtcatttttctattttgggagtTCTTTCATAGTTGGGTCGTTTTCCTAGATTGTATTAATAATCAACTTATTTTTCCTTTCCTACTACTGTATttcttctcttattttattttctccattttattcacattttctactttattctctctactttttactttatcttacttttctctctctccattACATAATAAACACTTTTTTTaaataccgtaccgaaaagaaacgcctcaactATGACAGGACGAAAGAGTATTACGGCAGCCATTTAGCTATAATCTACTTTTTGCAATACACAAACAACCTGATAAAGAGAATTTAGGGTGGAGAGCATATGAAGATAGAGCCGAACAGTTTTTGGCTATACTCTACTTTAAACATAGTTtcaaaatctcaattttaattagataaaaaaaatattcgcCTGCCATGGAATCGATTGAAAAGTATACCATAAAAAAAGTTGCACTCTTGTTGTAATACTTTTATGAACATTAATTAAAAGTGTCGTGTGTGGTTATATTACCAGGTTACAATATACTGCAAATTTAATCAATCCTAAAATCCGTACATAATCATCAAATTCCAATTCAAAAATAGTCAAACGGCTAGTAAAGAATTTCATAATCCATCTCCAGCTATTAAACCATGCGGAAGTAAAAAAGATTCACTTTTTTTTGTATGCCGTTGGTAATAAAAGCAAAATTACTTTTGATTAAGACTTCCTAACCAAAATTTTCACCTAAATTCAACCTAAAGAAGAAtgtaaatattagtagtaaattGAGAATGTATTGCTGCAAAATAATTACGCTCATGCAATTTGATTAACTACTTACAAATTGCGAATTCTTATAGTTTTATAAAGCGAAGCTGTTTAGCAGCGATCCTATATATAGATTCTTGTGATAAACCATCCtttaaaaaattactccctccgtcccattgaagataacccacttttctttttagtttgtcccaattaagatgactcattactaaaaatgaaaatacttttatctttactttattctctctctcttactttactctttccacttaacacacaaaataaagctacctaaaatctcatgccgtCTAAGTAAGAGGTCATCTTCCTTGTGACGGTGGAAGTACAAAGTTTTACTCTAATTTTGGGTTGAAACACAACTTTCAAAATTTTGTATTTAGGGCTACTTTTGGAgcacaatttttaaatttttatttatagggCACtacttaggccatccgcaatgggcggacgatggcacgcccgatggcgcgcatcgtccgcgccattcatcgtccgcccccactgtgggtgtgtggcataggccgcgacgatagtcgcggcctatgcttcgggcgcgacttaaaccgcggacgatggctatcgtccgctccattgcggacgtcgcggacgatggtcgcggacgatggccatcgtccgcgacatcgtccgccccattgtgaaggccgcggacgatggcacgcggacgatggcacgtacgaactacaccggcgacgaaactctcactttggcccggtgttgggtagatatatcggaagatccgatattcgccaaCAACCAGAGGCAGACCGCGTACTAGGagcgcatcgcggacctctacaattcggtcaagccgccgaccgcgtacaagcgcaagcgtgagcaactccgcaagcactgggatcaaatcaagaagcaagtgaacttgtactcggcggagttcgagaagtgcgcgcgatcacaggggagcggcgagagcgtgCACGACGTGCGCTctaaagcgatgttgtcgtaccggtcgatgttcggcgagttcaagcacgaggccatctgggcgctcttgagggagaagcagaagttccaaggtggaattctgcacgctggtgcgccgaagaggacgaaggtcaccgaagctggtgactacacgagcagcggcagcggcactaacccggttgacctcaaccggacgtacgtggatgaagggagttccggcacaccggtgtcctcccggcatcaaggctgcgaaggccaaggggaaggcgaccgcgacgtcatcgtcgaccgctgcaacccctgATCCGGACCCGGATGAGCTCCCGACGCAGACGTCCACCGCGTTTGCGTCGTTAGctacagcgtcgatggcaaggacgatgttgcagacgcacaaggccctcaagaagtgcaccgaccccgaacaagccgagtatctccgtgcattactcgatgagttgcgtaggaagttgggaattggtccgacttagtttttttctttttttagttgaatggtgtaattttttttttattaaaacttcgccgcttgttatttagtcgtttttttttactcgttacgtgttatttgaaaacagttaaattaattaaacaaaacaacaaaatgatgatgtggcgcgtcatagggcgccccactgcaggtggagaaggaggaggataaaaatgctgacgtggcgcgccatagggcgcgccttagggcgccccactgctagTCTTAAGGGCACTACCAGAAGTGCCCTTAAAACCAGCTCTTAATCTGCCTTTGATCATTTTTTCTGCCATGTTAGCATTTTAAATTCCAGCCCCAACATCTATAATAGCATCAGTCAAAATTTCCGCCACAACTTATTTCAcctttttcatcttttttttttagtttttgtgttattagataaaataaaataacaaaaattaaacacaaaccaaaacataattttaaaaaaagagttACAACCGGGAAAtaggaaatttaaaaaaaaaaacaagcacAATAAAGAACAAACCAGATCAAATGAATCCCAATTGTCTAGTTATGTTGCCGATAAGTTGCTGATAAATATTTCTCACCCTCGCCCTGGGTCTGGGAGATGGTGTTGAACAACGATGTATTGACCAATGACTGGAGGGCCGAGTCTTCGGACAGCGGCTCGGTCGCATTTTCCTCTTGCTGGCTTTAACGCCAATGGGACGACTATCTGTTGGCACATGTCTCCTCCATAGTAGATTTCAAATCTAAGACATCGCCCCGCTAGGAATTTCGGTAACTCCTTGATAAGGAGGAAGACGTCGTAGAACTTTAATCGGCATTAATACCGCTGTTGTAGTACGTCTTCATCGCCTTGTCGTGCATGTTTTCCAAACTTCCCCACCTCCTTTGGTGTTGTGGTAGGCGGCGGAATATTTGGAGACCTTCGCTTTATTTATGGTGCAATTTTCTTGATATTGAAACTTAGTCAACAATTGGAATTGCAAGTTCTGATATACTATAACGGATACAAAGTGATGTAGATTTGTTTTATGTGATCGGCGATGTCATTCTTATTTTTCATGGTCAtgtaatctatacatatattcCCTCAATCCCATATTACTTGAGCCGTTTCTTTTCGgtatgagatttaagaaagttgtgtttagtgagttaaataaaataaatgaaagaatATAGTATGAGAAAAAAGAGAAACTAAAGTAAAACAAAGAATAAATTAGGTGAGATTAGATATTTagcgaaaaaaaagaaatgactcaagtaatttGGAATAATTCAAAATGGAATACAactcaaataacttgggacaTATGAAGTATAAAGAGAAATTTTAAAGATATTTATAGAATTGCCATTTTAGATTAAAATTCActccatattttaaattaaattatttatactccatccgttctcaaagaatatacactctgagtttgacatgagttttaatgcaaattttgtaaagtaagagagatagagaaaaaaagtaaataaaatactgttagtggagaatgagtttcacctcaatagaaaaaaaatgttttcaaaattaaaaagtgtatattcttgtggcacggacttaaaaagaaaaagtacgTATTCTTTTGGGACGAGAAGATATTTAATAGACCTTAAGTTTTTTAGGAGTGAGAATGGATGATGGAGAAACGTGGATATAAGGAAAAAATGGATTGAGGAGACAGATGGTTACGTATGACCAGTGGCGTATGCACATGGGAACAagggggtacaactgtacccccaaaACTTTGTGCTTTAATACTATATGTAGTACTACTTTAACAAAATCGATTTCTGTCCCAATGGAAAATGCGCTCGTCTTCCATACTgttgttttaatccatatgaCCTTTTTATCaatttagttttgtttttaatCCATATTTCCTTCACAATTcattaactttgttttaatccatatgacctttttatcaatttaattttatttctaatCCATATCTCCTTCACAATTCATATTTAAGTTTCattatttgtttcatttttaacaAACATTTATTAGTTTAACCACTAActtattcttttttaattttattttatattctttcatatttaattttcattaattacTTTTAATAGATACTTATATGACTAATATAGAGTAAAATATTTTACAAACAACTTAGGTTTAATTACTAATTTGaaatagtaatatttataaaattaacctccttagtatattatatatattaatataattaatattgctaagtaataaaacatggatacttgtatttcatatgcataatGACTCTCTACGTGACACTATAAAATCCTAtgaatacggctcgttgaatttatttcattcaccccacttgtattaacgagtatctctctctctaaatacttttctttcgaaaataaatggagcaccacgatagtgattcccccgccacgagcaaGTCACATGGACCGATCTTTCCCGTTGGCGGAAGTACCCCAATGTCcggaatggcggggatgatgccccaaccccaaatgacggcggggatgatgcccgggtactacaacatgtacccgccttGGTATGGGATGATTCCCCAAATGCTCGGGTGAGTGCCAGAATGACcccaatgccggggatgatgcccggaatgccggggatgatgccgccccagatgcccgggatgatgatgTCGGGGATGATGAAGGGCTCGCCTGTCGCTGCGAGGAAGAGTATGCAGGGGATCTCCCAATCACCGGTGAACAATGTATATCGCccttatatggatttactgtcgacggacaaccccTCGAGTACTCCTCTcaagactcagttcactggcatcgagacgttctcgatggaggagttggggctatctccgatccgggattctTCCACAGACGCCCCAACGGCGACAGGGAGGAGGGGGGATAGGGAGAGGGAGGGGCATGGGACGGGGCACTACCTCGCCTACGGCGGGGTACGATGGTGAGGCGGGGGCGCTGAGGGGGGGAGGATCCAGCGGGAaaaagaggaccgtctggagcacagaggagtgcatcgcgcttgcgaaggcgtggatcagtatagtggaggatccatatatcgggactaaccagcatatcgacaggatgtggtggcgcattagccaaagctacctccaattcaaaccgccagggggaagcctcacaacggagagcaatgccggaaacagtgggagcggctgaagaGGCAGCTAAGCCGATTCGCCTGCATTCAACCTCCACTCgtcaaccagcggcatgtctgtcgaggatgtgaagcttctgtcgcACCATTAGTTCAAAGACACTGCGGcgggcttcggggaattcaaatattgggatgtgtatcttgtggtgcagacttcggccaagtttactgcgggtgttgaatctggctggccgaagcggacgaagatcagcgcctccggggagtacagtagcagtgttGGTTCCCATgaactcccccccccccccccgaggcagagttcccgacaccttcatcgtcggcccgccgccgtcgcccggtggGGCAAAAGTCTGAGACGCAGATGGCAAgtggaagcgccagcgggtccgccgaggcccaatcggcagctcctacCTAAAACGATCTCGATCTCACCTCACTCGCCCGCGTCGCGCAACATGAAACCCTattacgtgcaatggttgaatgacGGACATCGACCGATCGCCATTACAGGTCGTCGCTGAAGGATATCATCAACaatatgcggcgcgatttggggttggGAGACATGGCTGAGAGTGGCGATGAGGGGACTACCGGCGAGGACGACGAGGGTACTggcggcggggaatccgaggagtgagacgtcggtttttttaactatgtaaatttttttaatacttaTGTATGTTTATTTgtactatgtatgtttttttaaataaagtggttgcaatttctccgtatttttatcgaaattttaattccgtaaattgtttaatttggtgaatttgtgaaattttattattgtgggaagtccgtcgggatgtccttgagGATGTCTGTCATTGTGCAGTggaatgtccttatgacgtggcagtgcagtgggaagttcttatgacgtggcaggaggtgtttttgggatgtccgccgggacatccgcaccactgcggatgccctaagaGTGTAGCTCAACTGCTAAAGcatcaaaaattacaatttgGCTATGTGAAACTCATGGAGATCGTTCATAATCTAAAAATTGAAGCAATTTTATATCTTACAACCTTTTATAAATATCGCACTCAACTTTGTGAAAATGATGGAAAACACCAAAGCTCAACACACACAAAAACTTTACCTAGGTATTGAAATTGCTCATCGAGAAGCAAGGGACGAGAAGGTTGAGGGTGTCAGACATGGCGTATACAGTCCGACTAGCTAGGTCACCATTGGTGAAGATATGTAAGAGATAGAGATGGCGACGGTGGAAAAAGCAGGGCTGAAAAATAAAACGTGGCAGTGAAAAAAATCGAGGGATAAATACATAACTCATATATAATGTTTCAcatttgtttcatattagtaaaaaatgtttgaagttacACAAAAAGTTTTGTGATTGTTTCATACTAGTCAGCATTGTTTTATGCTTTGTGCGTCACATAAGTAGAAAATTAATGCCTTTTAAACACATAACGgaatgtactaaattgaaacacgaatgaaactttttgtttaatatatgtaaacttcaaactttttgtactaatctGAAACAAATGTGAAACATTTTATATGAGTTATGTATTTATTCCGAAAACAGAGCAAAGTAAATTAgggcatattttaatttatgaatatacCCCCAATTAATTTTCTAATAATGTAACATTATTGAGTCAAAGCCCAACTAAACGCCCAAATAATTTGTTGTGCTTTACTCCATGTAGTACCCCATCAAGCCTAAAACTTTGTAGTAAATCATAAAAGAAATTGACCTGTGACTGCCTGTGTGGTCGGAGTCACAGCTTTAAATTTCCATACATCAGTGTCCCTCccaagagaaaaaaagaaaaaaaggatgGATAGTTCAAAGAAAAAGCAATGCAGATTAGTAGTATTTCCTCTTCCATTCCAAGGCCACATCAACCCGATGCTTCAGCTGGCCAGCATCCTCCACTCCCGCGGATTCCTCATCTCCGTCGTCCACACCCGCTACAACTCCCCCAATCCATCCAACTACCCCCACTTCTCCTTCCACCCCATCTCCGACGCCCTGTCCGAATCCCCCCATTCCGCCCCGGACCCCGTCCGCATCATCAAACTCATCAACGCCAGCTGCGTCCTCCCTTTTCGCCGTTGCCTCGAGGGCCTCGTCTCCGAGGGCGACGTCAAGTGCTTCATCTCCGATGCTAATTGGTATTTTACGCACTCTGTAGCCGCCGCCCTCGGCCTTCCCAGGATCGTCAAGAGGACTAGCAGCGTCGGCGCTttcttggccttcgcagccctCTCTCGTCTTAGAGATGAGGGTTATCTCTCCCTCCTCGACGGAGGTACGGCCGCATGGTCCTAATTACATTGATTGTGTATATGAGATACTGTATACATTGATTGTCTAGGACTTGTTTGGACCCACTTGTGTCTACAAGCACCGCaacatatattttaataataaattataatattaaattaattttgtgtTGTTTGGAGCAACAGTTCTTTTGTGCTTACAGCTGCAGCAGAGGATCCAAACCCCTCTAAGACTACTATAATTTTTGACAGATTCGAAAAtggaggaggcggtggaggaggtgcCACCGCTGAAGGTGAAAGACATGCCGGTGATAGAAATGTACAACGCTGAAGATGCATACAACAACATTGCGAAAATGGTGGAAGAGACGAAGAAGGCTTCCGCCATCATTTTCAACACGTTCCAAGAGCTCGAGCAACCCGAGATCGGGCGGCTCAACCAACAACTCGAGTCCCCAAATTTCACGATCCCGTTCCACAAGTGCTTCTCCGCGGCATCGAGCAGCTTGCTAGCCCAGGACATGAGCTCCATCTCATGGCTGGACGAGCAGCCGCCGAAGTCCGTACTCTACGTGAGCTTCGGCAGCGTCGTCGCCATGGACGGCGCGAGGTTGCTCGAGGTGGCGTGGGGTTTAGCCAACAGCGGGAGCCGGTTCCTGTGGGCGGTCCGGCCAGGTCTGGTCCACGGCTCGGAGTGGCTCGAGATGCTGCCCAGTGGGTTCTCCGAGGCGACGAGCGGGAGGGGGATCATTATAAAGTGGGCCCCGCAGCAGGAGGTTCTGTCCCATCCCTCTGTCGGGGGATTCTGGACGCACTGTGGATGGAACTCGACGCTGGAGAGCATATGCGAGGGCGTGCCAATGATATGCTCGCCTTTCTTTGGCGATCAGTTTGTGAATGCGAGGTATGTGAGTGATGTGTGGAGGGTTGGCCTCAATTTGCACAAGGCTTTGGAGAGGGGAGGGAATGAAAATGCTATTAGGAAATTAATGGTGGAGAGAGATGGGGAGGAGATGAGGAAGAAGGCTatgttgttgaaggagaagatAGATGCTGGATTGAAGATGGGAGGTTCCACTAATAGGGCGCTTGATGAATTGATTGGTTTCATTTCTTCATTATAGTCACGTTTAGTGATTTGTTGTGTAGTGTAAGCAATTTGTGGTTAAGAAATAAAATTGACAATccactaaaaaaaaattcatatgaTCGTGCTTGCTATGGTGGAATATACTGAAGTTTCATAGAACTTCATCCCTAGATGAGTTATCTACCCTAGTTTTAATGTCTTGAATCAGACGTTCCAAGTGGGAGTAAGATGATCCACCTTCACTCAGAGATCTTTTTGCTAGATTTGCCATGTGATCAACGCTCTTCGATAACTCATCTTTTCTCTTCTCCATAACATTTCTAATCCTTTCCTCAATCACACTCCTATCACAaatatctttcatgtcgaaacCAAGCTTCCATTCCTCCTCGACCAACCTGCTATTGATCTGTTGGTCGACGAAATAAGGCCAGCAAATCATCGGCACTCCTTCATGTATGCTCTCGAGCATGGAGTTCCACCCACTGTGAGTCAAGAACCCTCCAACAGCCGGATGAGCCAACACCTCTTCTTGAGGTGCCCAACCAACGATATATCCCCTCTCCTTAGTACCTTGTGATAGTTCCACCGGAATCCGACTCTCCCCAACCGCAGAATCAGGCCTCATCACCCACAGGAATCTTTGACCACTATTCACCAAACCGTGCCAAAACTCCATCAGTTGATCCTTGTTGACTATAGCCAGACTCCCAAAGCTCACGTAGAGCACAGACTTGAGCGGTTGAGAGTCGAGCCATGTCAAGCAGGACCTATCTTCTTCCCATAAGCTATTGGAGAATGCAGGTAGTGGTGATGAAGCAGCAGCTAATTTGGCCTTGAGATGTGCGTGCAATGGTCCTATAGTGTAAATATTGGGACAGATACTACGCATCTCGGAAAGAATTGGGGCATCGAGTTCCTCAAATGTGTTTAGTATGAGACCACAGGCTCGGGGATTG
It contains:
- the LOC121789821 gene encoding UDP-glycosyltransferase 76B1-like, with protein sequence MDSSKKKQCRLVVFPLPFQGHINPMLQLASILHSRGFLISVVHTRYNSPNPSNYPHFSFHPISDALSESPHSAPDPVRIIKLINASCVLPFRRCLEGLVSEGDVKCFISDANWYFTHSVAAALGLPRIVKRTSSVGAFLAFAALSRLRDEGYLSLLDGDSKMEEAVEEVPPLKVKDMPVIEMYNAEDAYNNIAKMVEETKKASAIIFNTFQELEQPEIGRLNQQLESPNFTIPFHKCFSAASSSLLAQDMSSISWLDEQPPKSVLYVSFGSVVAMDGARLLEVAWGLANSGSRFLWAVRPGLVHGSEWLEMLPSGFSEATSGRGIIIKWAPQQEVLSHPSVGGFWTHCGWNSTLESICEGVPMICSPFFGDQFVNARYVSDVWRVGLNLHKALERGGNENAIRKLMVERDGEEMRKKAMLLKEKIDAGLKMGGSTNRALDELIGFISSL
- the LOC121789815 gene encoding 7-deoxyloganetic acid glucosyl transferase-like, whose product is MEQPPHVLIFPLPMQGPLNATLKLAELLCLSGLHITFLLTDHIHARLLRHSNILTRIQSYPSFRIRTIPDGLPENHPRGGDSYLELFESLRTKTPPLFKQLLQSGTPISCVIADGVLGFTFDVANEIGIPIFDVRTLSPACLWIFFSLPNLIHSRELPFEGGDLDVMVKGVSGMERYLRRRDLPSFCRSGDLDNPSIRFYQTETIHNPRACGLILNTFEELDAPILSEMRSICPNIYTIGPLHAHLKAKLAAASSPLPAFSNSLWEEDRSCLTWLDSQPLKSVLYVSFGSLAIVNKDQLMEFWHGLVNSGQRFLWVMRPDSAVGESRIPVELSQGTKERGYIVGWAPQEEVLAHPAVGGFLTHSGWNSMLESIHEGVPMICWPYFVDQQINSRLVEEEWKLGFDMKDICDRSVIEERIRNVMEKRKDELSKSVDHMANLAKRSLSEGGSSYSHLERLIQDIKTRVDNSSRDEVL